The following proteins are encoded in a genomic region of Dyadobacter sp. UC 10:
- a CDS encoding aminotransferase-like domain-containing protein, translating into MHSPVEIPFKNIILVDRLSGTPVYLQVAHRLINAIQRGLLLNGAKLPGSRSLAESLQIHRKTAVAAYQELDAQGWVEMRPNKGTYVTYRSDIMHSGLQNFRAEDLVSYPRETGFTFEKSMLLDRPVSVSNVELEFTDGLPDVRLAPMDKLAKTYSGILRRKNNRKYLGYSHVEGNTYFREKLANYLNNTRGLHISSENILTTRGVQMGIYLASQLLIKKGDQVVVADLSYYTANMIFQKAGAHILSIPVDDQGISVEALRKLCETTPIRMLYITPHHHYPTTVTLSAERRMELLGLSVKYGFIILEDDHDYDFHYNSSPVLPLASADRAGMVVYVGSFCKALAPGLRSGYLIAPAELITELAKFRRIIDRQGDLMMEQALGELLDEGEVQRHIKKAQKVYHQRRDALENLLTMHLSDYLKFKSPPGGLAFWTEWRKDINLMRVSKACLKRNLHLPQTLLFQTGKLSAVRLGFGSMNEEEMEEAILILRDVLVSEY; encoded by the coding sequence ATGCATAGTCCGGTTGAAATTCCTTTCAAAAATATAATACTGGTAGACCGGCTTTCCGGTACACCGGTATATCTGCAAGTCGCTCACAGACTGATTAATGCAATCCAGCGCGGGTTATTGTTGAATGGTGCAAAGTTGCCCGGAAGCCGCTCGCTTGCGGAGTCGCTGCAAATTCACAGGAAGACAGCAGTTGCCGCTTACCAGGAACTGGACGCGCAGGGCTGGGTCGAAATGCGGCCGAACAAGGGCACATATGTGACTTATCGATCGGATATTATGCATTCAGGATTGCAAAATTTTCGGGCTGAGGATTTGGTGAGTTACCCGCGAGAGACCGGTTTTACATTTGAAAAAAGTATGCTGTTAGACCGTCCGGTTTCGGTTTCCAATGTCGAACTGGAATTTACCGATGGGCTTCCTGATGTGAGATTGGCGCCGATGGATAAGCTTGCAAAGACTTATTCCGGGATTTTGAGAAGGAAAAATAACCGCAAATATCTGGGTTACTCGCACGTGGAAGGCAATACCTATTTCCGCGAAAAGCTGGCGAATTACCTGAACAATACCCGTGGACTGCATATCAGCTCTGAAAATATCCTGACCACCAGAGGCGTTCAAATGGGAATTTATCTTGCTTCCCAGCTATTGATCAAAAAGGGTGACCAGGTAGTAGTGGCTGATCTGAGTTACTATACGGCCAATATGATTTTCCAGAAAGCAGGCGCCCATATTCTTTCCATTCCTGTCGACGATCAGGGAATATCAGTCGAAGCATTGCGGAAACTATGCGAAACTACCCCGATCCGCATGCTTTATATTACGCCGCATCATCATTATCCCACTACGGTAACGCTCAGTGCCGAGCGTCGGATGGAATTGCTGGGGCTTTCGGTTAAATACGGGTTTATCATTCTGGAAGACGATCATGATTACGATTTTCATTACAACAGTAGTCCGGTGCTGCCGCTTGCCAGTGCCGACCGGGCCGGTATGGTTGTGTATGTGGGTTCATTTTGCAAAGCTCTGGCACCGGGGCTGCGGTCGGGCTACCTGATTGCTCCGGCTGAGCTGATTACTGAGCTGGCGAAATTCAGACGGATCATTGACCGGCAGGGAGATCTGATGATGGAGCAGGCATTGGGTGAATTATTGGACGAAGGAGAAGTGCAGAGGCACATTAAGAAGGCACAAAAAGTATATCACCAGCGTCGGGACGCGCTCGAAAATTTGCTCACAATGCATTTAAGCGACTATCTCAAATTCAAATCGCCTCCGGGCGGACTCGCTTTCTGGACGGAGTGGCGCAAGGATATCAACCTGATGCGCGTCAGCAAGGCTTGTTTGAAACGAAACCTGCATCTTCCACAGACTTTACTTTTTCAAACCGGGAAATTAAGCGCAGTGCGGCTGGGTTTCGGCAGTATGAACGAAGAAGAAATGGAAGAGGCGATTCTGATTTTGAGAGATGTACTGGTTAGCGAGTACTAG